The genomic stretch ATTATATCGCTAATAATGTCTTAGATGACTGCCAGTCGTATATTTGCGTTGCTAATAGGGATTGACTCCTACAAATCGGGAAATGTTTGGAATCTTCATTCTTGCGTAGAAGATGCCAAAAAAATGAAGCGTTGGTTGGCGAACGAGCTGAATGTCCCAAAAGATCACATATGTCTTCTTCTGGACCACCATGCcacgaaaaataaaatagaagATTCGTTCATGGCGCACCTAGTCAACAATCCTTCCATTGAACCGGGTGATTCCATTTTTCTATATTTTGCGGGGCATGGAAGTTGCATGCCTGCTCCTGTTGGTTGGTTCCTTGGCcaagaggagaaaaagaagggaaCTGTCGAAGTCCTTTGCCCTTACGACCACGACACTAAGTCCCATCATGGCCGGGTCTCAGGTATCTCCGACCGCTCACTCTACGCCATGCTTGACGACCTTGCCTCTGTTAAAGGGGACAATATTACACTCTTTTTCGATTGTTGCTTTTCACCCAATCAAAATTCAGTTAACGATCGCGATCGCTCCATCACTCGTTGGACCAAGACGACGAAGGCCACCTCAGAGGATTTGTATCGTGACCTATGGGTCGGCGCTCGTGGCAAACTTCAAAACTCCAGTTATGGGTTTTTCAATCCGTTATCTGTGCATACGCTGCTGGCAGCATGTCCGCCTGGGCACAAGGCTGTCGAGGGCAAAGATGGAGGCCGTTTTACTTCATGCTTCCTTGAAGCAGCATCGCACATGCCTCTTTATCGCACAACATATACTGCTCTTATCGACTACCTTCTCGAAATCGATGGGGAATCTCAAAGATTCGTCTGTTTTGGTAGTCAGAAAGGGAAGGTTTTATTCAATCAGGTACCATTCACGCCCGATAGCCTCTTTACCCCTACTACCTTCGATAAAGTCTCCAAGTTGCTTAAGGTTAACCTTGGCACAATTCATGGCGTTGTCGAGGGCAGTGAAATATCTCTGCATCTTCATAACTACCGTTGTTCTTTCAATCCACCGATTGCCCTTTCAGTTGTTTCTGAAGTCAATCCTACTAGCTGTGTCGCCCGGATTAAACTTCAAAACATCGACATACCTGAATTGTGCTGGGCGAAAGTCATCCAGTGGAACAATCGGCGGCCTTTTTGCGTCTATTTTAAATCGACACTTCTTTCTCTACTACGTATATTTAAACTGAAGAAGTCGTTTCCGAAAGAACAAGATTCCGTGACTCCCTTCAAAAGTGGTGTCAGTATCTCAAGGGTCACGAACCCCAATACCGCAGACCTTTTACTCTCACTCAGACAGAGATGCTCTGTACTTGCGCAGAAAAATGCTGTGTATCCTGAGAAGGATCGTCATTTTGTCGAGATCGAAGATAAGAGCCCACTTGCCGTTATAGACGATGCTGCTCGTTtcaatcttcatcttcttcgtcacaATGTCGATAACCCTTTGCGGGACCTTGTAGAGATGGAAATTTCTCGTTTGGATCCTATTTCTTGGTCGAAGGTTGGGCATAGTTATCTCCTTAACGGAAGGGCGACGCTGATTCACCAAAACGGAGCCGTCTATGACATCGCTCTTCACAACAAGTCCAAAATTGATATATGGCCATATCTATTCTACATGGACCCTAACTGCTACCGCAGCACCTTGATATATAAACCAGATTCCTATCAGTGTGCACCTCTCCCGCGTGATGGCTCTCTCAGTATTGGGGCTGGTCGATTTGGTGCGGAAGCTCTGTCCTCAGCAGGCAAAAATAATGTCAACCTTGCATATCTTAAACTTTTTCTATCATCCGTCCCAGTTGAAATGGAGCTCTTGGAACAAGACCCACTCCCATATTGGATTGATCAGAAAACGCAAGTAGCAAGGAATATTCTCACGGATTCCGGAAGAGAAATAATATGGGATACAGCACTTGCGTCTCTCACATTCCTCAGACATCCAGATGGAAATTCTTGATGGAGTCTATAGTCATCTGCAAACCGATGCCGACTCTACGTAGGTCTACTGAGCCGTGATTGCTCCGGGATAGACCTGTAGAATGGTATATCAGTGCTAGTTTGTATATTATTTTCAATATTGCCACACCATCATTTCAGCCCAGTAGcactcttctttctttctatttcaacaGCCTACTAAATTTACTCATATTTTTACAATCTTATTGCATATATGTTAACTTACATTGTAAGCTCGGCCATGTACACGCGTGACGTCATTGTGATAATGTCACATGAACCGCGTGATCGATGTCACGCGTTCATACAATTACAATGGGTCACACCAGGTCACAACACTGGCTAGTTGTGCCCCTGGCTAAATACCTTGATTTCCAACTTACCGTCCCCGATCATTGCATTCCACCCAAGTTTTTGTTACAGTGGTGCTTTTCGGACTTCATAAAGTCAAAATTTCTCAGAAGTCTCAATTGCACTGTCCAGCTCAACATAAAGCTCAGCCAAGATTCAAGTTCCATTGCATCCAATTGCAGGTTCGGTCCTTCGACTCGCCGTTTGCATTTCTTAGCTTCAGCCTTCGAGACATCCTACATGGAAAATCAGTGCCTCCAATAATTGTGTTTTCTTACCAAATCAATGGCGTCATATCTATCCACCGAACAACCCATCAAATTCTCTCAAGAAACTGAAAGCTTAGTGAAACGTCTTGCGGGTCCTTCGTCCGGGAAGGCGGGGTCTGTCGATTCTTCCCAAATCAATTCCTATTCAAACTGTCTAACATGGATATCAGACTAGCTAAAGATCAAACTGAAATAAATCGAATTATCTCCGATGCCTCCAAGGGATCCAAGTTCTATGAAGTGCGTATATATGACATTCAGCCATCCATGGAGGAATAATATAGAGCTTGCAAcagaatgaaaaaaagaaggacAAGGAGTTAACGATTAAAATTAACAGGATATTGAAACAAAGGGACGAGGCAATAAATGGAGTTGATATCGGTGTGTTTGAGCCCTTGTGTAAAATCTGTGACTCGGGTGCCCTAAACCAATACACTATTTCTAGCGAAAATAGAGGCAGCTGTTGACCAGATGGTAAGTGGATTGATTATATTACCCGTTAACCAATATGTCATCTAGCATGGCACAGATAAACAAGATTGAATCTCAACGAGACCTAACTCAAATCATTGTTCACGTCGATATGGATGCATTCTATGCAGTGAGTTAGCCAGATCGTTATTTAATGAATTCAATGACATTCGATTAAAGAGTGTAGAATTGTTGGACAACCCAGATCTCAAAGGGAAACCTTTTGCTGTAAGGCGTTCCATGTGATTATTTTGGAGATCCCACCTCATGTTTACTTAGGTTGGAAAGGGGGTTTTGACGACTGCATCATATGACGCCAGAAAATACGGAGTTCGGTCTGGAATGGCGGGCAAGTCATGGCCTTCAAATGCCGCCAAACGGAATTTTTAATATCGACATAGGCTTCATCGCAAAGAAACTCTGTCCAGAACTCATATTTATTCCCaaccattttgccagatATTCGGAAATGTCAAGCAAGGTGATGGAGATATTTCACAGATATGACCCAGATATGTGTCCAGCTGGATGTGATGAGGGGTATCTAAAGTATGCGATATTTATTTCCTACCCCAGACATTTTGTAGCTGATCCGCAATCAAAGTATTACATTGTATTGTGAGGAACACTCAATGACGGCCGAAGAATGCGTCAAGGAAATGCGAGAAACTGTATTTCGAGAGACTAAACTGACAGTCAGCGCTGGAATAGCTCCAAACAAGGTGTGTCTAATTGTATACTCGGGGCAGAGTTAATTGACATCTAAAATGCAATCAGATGCTTGCAAAGGTGTGCATTTCACCGTGCTCGGCTCTTTCGCTCTAATGGAAATTTACGACTTTCAGATATGTTCCGACAAGGTCAGTATCTATGTCATACTGTTTAAGCAAATTCGGAAATTAACatatgtttgttttttttgtgcaGAATAAACCCAACGGGCAGTTCCAGCTTGAATTCGATTCCGAGTCTATCAAAAGTTTCATGCACGATCTCTCCATCCGCAAGGTCCCGGGAATTGGTCGGGTTAATGAAAGGTTACTGGATGCAATTGGTATCAAGGTGTGTTGTATAGTGTTATAGTAAGTGACTATATTAAAACAAAATATTATCAGACTTGTGGAGACATCTATACGCAGAGAGCCGTTCTTTCATTGATGGACAAACAATTTGGTCTGGTTTTTTTACTACGAACCTACTTGGGCATTGCAAGCAACACTGTCGAGGCCTATCGACGGGAGGAACGAAAGAGCATAGGTGCCGAAAGGTACTGTTTTTTCCAGACACTTTACTACATATCTCCCTCAATAAATAATTATGACCCAGAACGTTTCCGTCTCTGAGGAATATCCAACAGATCCACGAGAAACTGGCCGAGGTTGCTGACGAACTGGAGAGAGATATGGAAGAAAATGGTTGGGCAGGGCGAACGGTTACATTAAAATTCAAGCTAAATACATATCAAGGTCTGTTTCACGAGATGGAGTTTGAAGTTCTTCCATAAACTGAATGCTGATTCTGTTCAGTGTTTACTCGGGCGAAGTCACTTAACCATTGGGTAACGAAAAAAGAGGAGCTTTTTGAGGTTTGTGGgatatttttttaaatcTACTTGCTTTCCCTCATTCATGGTCAGATTGGGAAGGAACTGCTTGCACCGGAGCTACCTGTTACAATTCGACTTATCGGCCTACGAGTAACTAAACTGAAAGACCTTCGAGATACAGGGACGAACGGTATCAAGCGCGTTCGTATTTCTGTTGGATCTATCTTGCGTCTTGGCTAACATTCTTTAGTTTTTTGAGCCTGCTAGTAAAAATGGAAGCCCTCGGAAACGAGCCAAGTTATCAAATGAAGAGCTGGAAGATCACGATTACATGGAGGAGGCTATGCCTGGATACCATGAACATGATGAGACGGACTACAAGCTAGAAGACGATTCTTTTGAAGGTGATGAGATTATCGACCTGACGAATATCCAGGAGAATCTAGACACTTCGATATCTCCCTCGAGGCGACCACCTCATTCAACGTCCAACGCACATGCTTCTGCAAGCGATCTGGGCCCGCCCTCGAGACCAAGAAGTAACAGCGAGGCAAAGCCATTCAGCCCAAAGTCTATCAAAGCTGTAGAAACACATGAATGCCCAATCTGTAGCAAGACCTTGGAAACCGATAATCAGGGCCTCAATGCTCATGTTGATTTCTGCTTAAGTCGTGGTGCTATCATGGAGGCTCAAGGTTCTGCTACGAAAATTATCAAAAGTACCGCCACCTACAAGGGATGGCCTAAACCAGAACCACGAAAAAAATTCAATGCAAAACCcgaaaatccaaaaaaaccAGGTTCTTCCAAACGGGGGAAATGAGGACACCCTTTGAacatgtatgtatgtatgtattttAGATGTCATTTTTTATTGGAATTTGGAATTTGTATTTTCAGTAAATTAGGTTCAACGTCGCTGAACAGTTCATTTCCCTCTGTGCTGCTTGAAAGACTGCTGGATACCTTTTCCTGCCTTGATATCTTCCATACAGCGAGCGTCGATTTCCCTCCCTTTGAAGGCCAAATCGACCACCTGAGCTTCAAGATCTCGTGGAACACATACAATGCCATCCTCATCGGCAACAATCCAGTCACCGGGTTGAATAGTAACAGCAGGGAAGCTGTCTGCACCTGGGCCTTGAGGGGTTATGGTTAACTCGATGTTTATGGCAGATGGTCTCGTGAATGGGGATTGTCCAAGAGTTGAATGTCCGCGAGAGAAAACTGGAAAACCGAGTGCTCTGTGCTCTGCAAGGTCTCTGCAGCGACCAGATATAACGACGCCAGTTACACCACGCGCTTGCGCACCTGCAGTCATGAGCCCTCCCCACACTGCACTTTTAGCCTCTACCTCACGATGAATTCATAAGTGGACATAGATCGGGCGAAGCCAGATAAAACAGCACTGAACCGGGAGGTGcatcgatgacgatgacTGAGCCTGCAGGAGCAGTGTCAACAAAGTGGGCAGTAAGCTTTGGAGCGGTTGTGTTTGATGCTAGCACCATTTGGACAGTGTATGCTGGGCTGCATAATTTAACGTCTGGGCTCGGGCAGGTCATATGGATGTCAGGGATATGGCCTCCGTGGGGGACAGAGAGTTTGATCAAGGCGTCAGATATCTCGCATGTTGAGAAATCTTTCAAAGAGGGGTTCGACATGGCCTTCAAAACAGTGTTGATGGTAGAGAATGCACGATTCATGAAGGTAGAAAGAAAACAGGGTAACGGATACCCGACGGACGGACTCTTTGACTTCAGTCaatagataagataagataatatAGAGTCGCACGTGTAAAGTGACTATTGCTTTTACTCTCAGAACGTCAATGGCAGAATTATGTCCAATTTCAAACTCATGTCGTGAACAAGCTCCTAATTGTATCCAGCATAATGAATCCTCGGTCGCCTCCTGCTCGTCCCCATATTGGCATACACTCATCccatttttcaaaaaatgcCGACTGGGGCGAAGATGATGCCTGGGACAGCACCTCAGATTCAGAGTCTCCTCGTCAGTCGACCCTAAATTCTTCATGGAATCGTCCGCCCGCAGCTTCATCAACAACGGCCCCGAAGATGGTTCCAAGGACATCTTCTaattcatcttcgtcaacaTTAGCTTTCTCATATACGCATCTCCAAGCGCCCAGTTCATACCCTCCAAAATCAGACAACTCATTGGCTGAAGCCGCTCCGAAGAATGGTTGGACTATGATCCGTACATCCCATGGCGGGAAAGATGGAGAAGGTCAAAGCACTCAAAGAGCTCAGACAAAGGATGGTGAATACGATCGATATTCTACCGGCTCTGGGGATCTAGATGTAGAAGGCGATATGATCTTGGGCGATCTTGAACCTGAAGCAAATGCAACAGATACAAATGACGCTCAGATTCCCCTCCAATCTAAACCAAAACATAACTATGGTTCTATACGCTTAGATATCGACGACATCGTCACAGGTAAAATAACCTTTGGTGCTTATGCATTGTGTTACTGAAAATATAGTCATGTGTTGCACTTAGATCCTCTTAATGGCATCATAAATCGTAGTCGTCTTAGGGGTTCCTCACCGTTGCCAACTTACCAGTCAGAAAACAAGCCTATACCCTCGACTCATCAGCGCGAAAGATCGGAAAAGATTCTTCGTGAAAACTCTATTCGATCGAATCGCAGACACAAGTTCGTAGAATGCCTATCCAGTCAAGACGTCAATATTAGTGTGTAGCCGCTATGACCATCTTTAGACATCTTCTTACCGATGAATCTAGGCGAGTTGCGGAAACTGGCATGGGCTGGCATACCAAATGATCTTCGTCCTATGGCCTGGCAATTGTTGCTCGTTAGTCGTTTTTGACAACTACTTGATACAATACTGAAACTAATGGAATTAGGGATATTTACCTCTACCAACACCTCTACGTTCGAGTACTCTGAAAAGGAAACGAGGCGAATATCAAAACATGGTAGATCTTGCTTTTGCCAGAGGGAGGGAAGGACTAGATCAACAAATATGGCATCAAATCGAGATTGACGTCCCTAGAACTCGACCCGGTGTTCGGTTATGGATGCATGAAACAACACAGCGGGTGAATACTAGGTTCTATACCACTTTCTCAACTAATCTGGAAACCACAGAGCCTCGAGCGCATTCTATATGTCTGGGCCATCAGACATCCAGCTAGTGGTTATGTGCAAGGGATCAATGATCTTGTGACTCCCTTTTTCCAAGTTTTCCTTTCGGCTTATATAGGTGATGAATTTATACAGCTCGACACTGACATACATACTGATAGAACACAGATTCTGAGCCCGAAGAATTTGATACCTCTCTCCTCCCTTCACATGCTCTATTGGCGATAGAAGCCGATTCTTTTTGGTGTCTATCTCGGCTACTTGACGGAATCCAGGACAATTATATCTTTGCCCAACCCGGGATCCAGAGAAGTGTAAGGCGGATGGCGGAGCTAGTTGCACGCATCGATGGTCTGTAGCTCTTCGCGATGTacttttttccttctcccaGCTCATAGAGTTTCCCAGCTCCTTTATCCGCTCACTTGGAGTCGCAGAATGTTGAATTCATGCAATTCGCGTTCCGCTGGATGAATTGTTTGTTAATGCGAGAGATTAGCGTGCAGAATACCATTCGGATGTGGGATACATACCTAGTGAGTAATCTATCCTTCGTGTGTCGCATTTCTGAAATTTCTCTTTGGTGCTGCAGGCAGAAGGCCCTGATGCATTTTCCCAGTTCCACTTATATGTTTGCTCAGCATTCCTGGTGCGCTGGAGTGATAAATTAAGAAAAATGGATTTCCAAGTGTGTTGCAAACAATACGTCATGCGAGGCTGCTTAACAAATGGTATTTTCCTCAGGGAATCATCATGTTTTTACAGTCCTTGCCAACCCAAGATTGGGGAGATCACGAAATTGAAATGCTTCTTAGCGAAGCGTTTGTTCTCAACTCAATATGGCACAACGCACAAAGCCATTTCAATGGCAAATGAAATCTCACTCACTGTATTGTTATTTATGGACACGTATCTAGCGTCAAACATTGTACAATGCGAACACAGCGACTAACGAAATGTGCGATGTGCCAAAGAGTAAATGTGAAACGTTCATATTAAACCAAGAGCTATTGACATGGTATAAATGAACCCAGTCACCCCTCAAGGTTCTTTGGCTTTGACGAATGCGATTTCTCGCTCAAGAGCTCCCTTAAGTTCTTGGGCATCGGTTTCAGTCGGCATACGCACAGAGTACGTTTGAGAAGTTCCCGCATCATGGCCCATGAACGTCACGGAGTTCTTGGTTTGTGTGGGTTTGAGACCCGAGTACAAATTGAAATTCTATAATCAAGTTTGTGGAGTGACATTCATAAGAAATAAAGAATTATACACACCATAATGACTTTCCCGTTTGTACTATTTCGTAACAGCACCCGACGTGCTCCACTAGTCTTGTcttttttcaatttcaaaaGGCCTTAAGAGTTTTGTCAGTAGTTGGAATAACAGTAACCGAATCAGACGCTTAACCAGATCCAATGTTCACCCATTTCATAGAGCCCTCAGCATCCTTAGTTAGTTTGTAGGCTTTCAATCTTGAACTATGAGTTGTCTCTTCGTTTTCCTCGCcctctccatcttcatcatgaGGGTTAATACTGGCCATTAAACCCGACGTAGCTGGATCGGCTCCTTCTGTAGTTGTGGGTGAAGCATTGTCCACAGTTGTCTGAGGTGTAGCATCGTCTGAAGTAGGCTTCTCAACTGTCGTGTTTTCAGTAGATGATTTTTCTCCTCCAAATGTTGATGCTGAATTTCCAGATCCAAATAAGGAGGCGGTCTTGGGAGCCTCAGTggaaggagaaggtttcCCAAATGTGAAACTTCCCGGCGGCTTGTCTGGGCCACCAAAGGGATTGAAGGATGTAGGCTTGTCGGATTTATCGGTAGGAGTTGATCCGAACCCACCAAACGGAGTGGTTGCCTTTGTCGGCAAAGAACCGAATACTGACTTCGTATTGGAGGTTGAAGTAGACGTGCCTCCCACATTGAATACAGAAGGTGCGGGGTTACCAAAAGTACCAAAAGGCGAGGATGTAGATGTTTTGGTCGATGAATCACtgaaagcaaagaaagatggCACagtaggaggaggagtggcAGAGGATGCAATCGGCGTGGTTGATGACGAGTTTCCGAATACGCTAGGGGTAGCCGTAGCATCTTTTGCCACTGCAAAAGGATTTGATGCACCAGAACCAATTGCTTTAAAATCGAACAGACTACTCTTGGGAGACCCAGTGGTGGCCGGCGTAGGGCTCATTGTCGTTGTTTTCCCGGCGTTGAAACCCGTAAATGAAGCTGGAGGAACAGGCATGGCAGGTGTGTTACTTACTACTGGTGCCGACATATCACTCTTTGGAGTGGGCTTTGGGTCCAGACTGGATGATTCGTCGAAATCTTTTTGGATTTTCAAGCGGAGGGTTTTATACTGCTCTAAAAGTTCCGATATGTCGATGAAGGGATCACTTTCCACTGTTTTCGTAATGGCGGAAAGAACAGATGTATTCAACCCACGGAGATCTGTATAGTACTTTTCGGGAACAGAATCATTGAAAGGTTTTGCACTGCTAGAACTGTGAGCAGTCTGGGGAGTTGGGTTTAGCGGGTTGGCCGTGCTGGAATTGCTGATTATCGAAGCAAATGTTTTTGATGTATTACTTGCGGAAGACGGAGAGTTAGAAAAGGGGTTTGATGAAGGAGAAAACCCTGACGAAGGCTGGGATAGTGTGGTTGTAAAAGGGGAAAATGAAGGTTTTACAGAGAAGAAGTTCTATTGTTGTGTTAATATTTATGAAGGTATTCAATGAAGAATGCTGGCTCACATTCGAAGCATTGGGAAGCTTGTCTCCTGTCTCTGTAGTTGTCTTAAATGCAACTCCAGTGGAGAAAGGTGACTAGACGCCAAATGATGAGTAATGGCTGTTATGAGAGTGAGTTTACACTACAAACACTTGTCACAGGTGTCCCAATAGGGCCAGTGTTGAATGTGGTTATACCCGGAGTTGAAGCCGGTGCAAGAGGTGAAGAGGTGGGCTATAATAACGAGGTCGGGATGAGTTCTTCTATCCGTAACGTTCCAATAAATTGCTTAATAGTTACTGATGGTATATTGTCGGGTGCGCGGGCTCCTCCGCGTTTAGGAAGGCCACGAATCCTGTAGGCTTAGTTAATAAAAGATATCGTCCATTAGTGAGTTAACGGACACCCTCGTAGCCAAAACATTCTCATCCGCCTTCTTGAACCCTTGCCCAGGGTTCTCCTGTTCAAACGTTGAGCAAAATGAAGATTTGAAAAGATAGATTCGGAACCtcaatttcttcctcctcgcgGTCATCCCTTGCGATTTGCTTGTCGGCTTGACGCTTCATGTTAGTTATGAAAGTTATGAAATAAACAGATGCCTCTGCAGAGTGGCAGATGCGGTCACGCTCAAGCCTCGTTTTGCTTGTTTGAATCGCGGTGCACGCGTTGTTCTCAATTATTCCCACAATCAGGACGTGAACCTGCCACCAAACAAATTCTTTGTACCATCCAAACTTGTAAACCATTCTTGATTATCTAATAACAAATTGTAGTAAtacaaggaaagaaagcGCTAGGATATGTGACCAGCTAATGCCAGCACTAAATAAAGGCATGTCCATCCGTGAACAACAAACAGCAAGAATCCTACATGGGGAGGCTA from Psilocybe cubensis strain MGC-MH-2018 chromosome 2, whole genome shotgun sequence encodes the following:
- a CDS encoding DNA polymerase kappa, translating into MASYLSTEQPIKFSQETESLVKRLAGPSSGKAGLAKDQTEINRIISDASKGSKFYENEKKKDKELTIKINRILKQRDEAINGVDIAKIEAAVDQMINKIESQRDLTQIIVHVDMDAFYALIRNQSITLYCEEHSMTAEECVKEMRETVFRETKLTVSAGIAPNKMLAKICSDKNKPNGQFQLEFDSESIKSFMHDLSIRKVPGIGRVNERLLDAIGIKTCGDIYTQRAVLSLMDKQFGLVFLLRTYLGIASNTVEAYRREERKSIGAERTFPSLRNIQQIHEKLAEVADELERDMEENGWAGRTVTLKFKLNTYQVFTRAKSLNHWVTKKEELFEIGKELLAPELPVTIRLIGLRVTKLKDLRDTGTNGIKRFFEPASKNGSPRKRAKLSNEELEDHDYMEEAMPGYHEHDETDYKLEDDSFEGDEIIDLTNIQENLDTSISPSRRPPHSTSNAHASASDLGPPSRPRSNSEAKPFSPKSIKAVETHECPICSKTLETDNQGLNAHVDFCLSRGAIMEAQGSATKIIKSTATYKGWPKPEPRKKFNAKPENPKKPGSSKRGK
- a CDS encoding GTPase-activating protein gyp1, with amino-acid sequence MNPRSPPARPHIGIHSSHFSKNADWGEDDAWDSTSDSESPRQSTLNSSWNRPPAASSTTAPKMVPRTSSNSSSSTLAFSYTHLQAPSSYPPKSDNSLAEAAPKNGWTMIRTSHGGKDGEGQSTQRAQTKDGEYDRYSTGSGDLDVEGDMILGDLEPEANATDTNDAQIPLQSKPKHNYGSIRLDIDDIVTDPLNGIINRSRLRGSSPLPTYQSENKPIPSTHQRERSEKILRENSIRSNRRHKFVECLSSQDVNISELRKLAWAGIPNDLRPMAWQLLLGYLPLPTPLRSSTLKRKRGEYQNMVDLAFARGREGLDQQIWHQIEIDVPRTRPGVRLWMHETTQRSLERILYVWAIRHPASGYVQGINDLVTPFFQVFLSAYIDSEPEEFDTSLLPSHALLAIEADSFWCLSRLLDGIQDNYIFAQPGIQRSVRRMAELVARIDAPLSAHLESQNVEFMQFAFRWMNCLLMREISVQNTIRMWDTYLAEGPDAFSQFHLYVCSAFLVRWSDKLRKMDFQGIIMFLQSLPTQDWGDHEIEMLLSEAFVLNSIWHNAQSHFNGK
- a CDS encoding Metacaspase-3, whose translation is MTASRIFALLIGIDSYKSGNVWNLHSCVEDAKKMKRWLANELNVPKDHICLLLDHHATKNKIEDSFMAHLVNNPSIEPGDSIFLYFAGHGSCMPAPVGWFLGQEEKKKGTVEVLCPYDHDTKSHHGRVSGISDRSLYAMLDDLASVKGDNITLFFDCCFSPNQNSVNDRDRSITRWTKTTKATSEDLYRDLWVGARGKLQNSSYGFFNPLSVHTLLAACPPGHKAVEGKDGGRFTSCFLEAASHMPLYRTTYTALIDYLLEIDGESQRFVCFGSQKGKVLFNQVPFTPDSLFTPTTFDKVSKLLKVNLGTIHGVVEGSEISLHLHNYRCSFNPPIALSVVSEVNPTSCVARIKLQNIDIPELCWAKVIQWNNRRPFCVYFKSTLLSLLRIFKLKKSFPKEQDSVTPFKSGVSISRVTNPNTADLLLSLRQRCSVLAQKNAVYPEKDRHFVEIEDKSPLAVIDDAARFNLHLLRHNVDNPLRDLVEMEISRLDPISWSKVGHSYLLNGRATLIHQNGAVYDIALHNKSKIDIWPYLFYMDPNCYRSTLIYKPDSYQCAPLPRDGSLSIGAGRFGAEALSSAGKNNVNLAYLKLFLSSVPVEMELLEQDPLPYWIDQKTQVARNILTDSGREIIWDTALASLTFLRHPDGNS
- a CDS encoding 4-hydroxy-4-methyl-2-oxoglutarate aldolase, whose translation is MNRAFSTINTVLKAMSNPSLKDFSTCEISDALIKLSVPHGGHIPDIHMTCPSPDVKLCSPAYTVQMVLASNTTAPKLTAHFVDTAPAGSVIVIDAPPEAKSAVWGGLMTAGAQARGVTGVVISGRCRDLAEHRALGFPVFSRGHSTLGQSPFTRPSAINIELTITPQGPGADSFPAVTIQPGDWIVADEDGIVCVPRDLEAQVVDLAFKGREIDARCMEDIKAGKGIQQSFKQHRGK